The Lutibacter sp. Hel_I_33_5 genome has a window encoding:
- a CDS encoding Fic family protein, translating into MIWKPSNLPYDKDLETRVVLKKLAGAHRALAELKGIAQTIPKQEILINTLMLQEAKDSSEVENIVTTHDDLYKSSLGLEKYISPAAKEVQNYVAAIKRGFAIVSEKKILTTNNIIEIQEILEKNKAGLRKIPGTNLKNQQTGEVIYEPPQSAKEIKELMENLELFINDNSLIDYDPIVKMAIIHFQFESIHPFYDGNGRTGRILNILYLVLNDLLEIPILYLSRFIISDKMAYYQNLQNVRDNESWETWLLYMISAVEETAYDTIRLVNDIKKEMMKMKNILRNNYKFYSQELLNHLFKQPYTKIEFLKKDLGVSRVTASGYLNRLAEDKVIFKFKLGKTNYYINMALMNALSPENKN; encoded by the coding sequence AAAGGAATTGCACAAACAATTCCAAAACAAGAAATTTTAATAAATACTTTAATGTTACAAGAAGCCAAAGATAGTTCTGAGGTTGAAAACATAGTTACGACTCATGATGATCTATATAAAAGTTCATTGGGGTTAGAAAAATATATTTCTCCTGCAGCTAAAGAAGTTCAAAATTACGTTGCTGCAATTAAGCGTGGGTTTGCCATTGTTTCTGAGAAAAAAATATTAACAACGAATAACATTATTGAGATTCAAGAAATTCTAGAGAAAAATAAGGCTGGGCTTCGTAAAATCCCTGGAACTAATTTAAAAAATCAACAAACAGGTGAAGTGATTTACGAGCCTCCACAAAGTGCAAAAGAAATTAAGGAATTAATGGAGAATCTTGAGTTATTTATTAATGACAATTCACTTATTGATTATGATCCTATAGTAAAAATGGCAATAATTCATTTTCAGTTTGAAAGTATTCATCCGTTTTATGATGGTAATGGAAGAACAGGGAGAATTCTTAATATTTTATATTTAGTCTTAAATGATTTATTGGAAATTCCTATTTTGTATTTGAGTAGATTTATAATAAGTGATAAAATGGCTTATTACCAAAACTTACAAAACGTTCGGGACAATGAAAGTTGGGAGACTTGGCTTTTATATATGATTTCTGCTGTAGAAGAAACTGCATATGATACTATTCGTTTGGTAAATGATATTAAGAAAGAAATGATGAAAATGAAAAATATATTACGAAATAATTATAAATTTTATAGTCAGGAATTACTCAATCACTTATTTAAACAACCATACACTAAAATTGAATTTTTAAAAAAGGATTTAGGCGTAAGTCGTGTAACCGCTTCGGGGTATTTAAATCGCTTAGCAGAAGATAAGGTTATTTTTAAATTTAAATTAGGGAAAACTAATTATTATATAAACATGGCTTTAATGAATGCATTAAGTCCTGAAAATAAAAACTAA
- a CDS encoding succinate dehydrogenase cytochrome b subunit, translating into MMGFFKSSIGRKYAMALSAFFLMFFLLQHFAINITSIFPDNGATFNELSHFMGRNPLIQYVMQPVLIFGVIFHFVMGFVLEFKNWSARKVSYAKNNGAANSTWMSRNMIYSGAAILAFIVLHFIDFWFPEINTKFIQGDWSGMHNGELRYFHELQHKFVNPLRVGAYIIAFVFLALHLLHGFTSAFQSVGANNKYTKGLKTFCNIYSIGIPLGFIIIALFHHFNH; encoded by the coding sequence ATAATGGGATTCTTTAAATCTTCAATCGGAAGAAAATATGCAATGGCACTTTCTGCATTCTTCCTCATGTTTTTCTTATTACAACATTTTGCAATAAACATCACATCAATTTTTCCAGATAATGGAGCAACTTTTAACGAACTATCTCATTTTATGGGTAGAAATCCGTTAATTCAGTATGTAATGCAGCCTGTTTTAATTTTCGGTGTTATCTTTCATTTTGTTATGGGATTTGTACTAGAATTTAAAAATTGGAGTGCACGTAAAGTCAGTTATGCAAAAAACAATGGTGCTGCAAATTCTACTTGGATGAGTAGAAATATGATTTATAGCGGCGCTGCAATTTTAGCATTCATAGTTTTACATTTCATCGATTTTTGGTTTCCAGAAATCAACACAAAATTTATTCAAGGAGATTGGTCTGGTATGCATAATGGCGAACTTAGATACTTTCATGAATTACAACACAAATTTGTAAATCCGTTAAGAGTGGGTGCTTATATTATTGCATTTGTGTTTTTAGCACTACACTTATTACACGGTTTTACTTCTGCTTTCCAATCAGTAGGAGCAAATAATAAATACACTAAAGGATTGAAAACGTTTTGTAACATTTACTCAATTGGTATTCCGTTAGGATTTATCATTATTGCGTTATTTCATCACTTCAATCATTAA
- a CDS encoding fumarate reductase/succinate dehydrogenase flavoprotein subunit: MALDSKTPKGPLKDKWTDYKNHINLVNPANKRNIDIIVVGTGLAGGSASATLAELGYNVKAFAYQDSPRRAHSIAAQGGINAAKNYQGDGDSAYRLFYDTVKGGDYRSRESNVYRLAEVSANIIDQCVAQGVPFARDYGGLLDNRSFGGVLVSRTFYAKGQTGQQLLLGAYSAMNRQIARGKIEMFNRHEMLDVVLVDGKARGIIARNLVTGEIERHSAHAVVIASGGYGNVYFLSTNAMGSNATAAWKIHKKGAYFANPCYTQIHPTCIPRSGDYQSKLTLMSESLRNDGRIWVPKNLEDVKAIREGRKKPTDLSPDERDYYLERRYPAFGNLVPRDVASRAAKERCDAGYGVNATGEAVYLDFASAIERYGKEQAKIQNISNASADKIYELGQAIVEAKYGNLFQMYHKIVDQDPYKTPMMIYPAVHYTMGGVWVDYNLMTTVDGLYCLGEANFSDHGANRLGASALMQGLSDGYFVLPYTIGDYLSDDIRTGKIPTDTKEFEDAENDVKERLDFFINNKGEHSVDYYHKKLGKIMWEKCGMSRNEKGLKEAMSEIKALREDFWKNVTVPGSQSEMNPELEKAGRVADFLELGELFAKDALDRNESCGGHFREESVELDGEQEGEAKRNDKDYAYVSAWEYKGEPADAVLHKEELEFNDIELKQRSYK, translated from the coding sequence ATGGCTTTAGATTCTAAAACTCCAAAAGGTCCATTAAAAGATAAATGGACGGATTATAAAAATCACATCAATTTAGTAAATCCTGCTAACAAACGTAATATTGATATTATTGTTGTTGGTACAGGTTTAGCGGGTGGTTCTGCTTCTGCTACTTTAGCAGAATTAGGGTATAATGTAAAAGCATTTGCTTATCAAGATTCTCCACGTAGAGCGCATTCAATTGCGGCGCAAGGAGGAATTAACGCAGCAAAAAATTACCAAGGTGATGGAGATTCTGCTTACCGATTATTTTACGATACGGTAAAAGGTGGAGATTATCGCTCACGCGAATCCAACGTATATAGATTAGCAGAAGTTTCTGCAAATATTATCGATCAATGTGTGGCGCAAGGAGTTCCTTTTGCTCGTGATTATGGTGGATTGTTAGACAATCGTTCGTTTGGTGGTGTATTAGTTTCAAGAACTTTTTATGCCAAGGGACAAACAGGTCAGCAATTATTATTAGGAGCGTATTCTGCAATGAATCGTCAAATTGCTCGTGGTAAGATTGAAATGTTCAATCGCCATGAAATGTTAGATGTTGTTTTGGTTGATGGAAAAGCACGTGGAATTATTGCTAGAAATTTAGTTACAGGAGAGATTGAGCGTCATTCAGCACATGCTGTAGTTATTGCTTCTGGAGGATACGGAAATGTATATTTCTTATCAACTAACGCAATGGGTTCTAACGCAACAGCAGCTTGGAAAATTCATAAAAAAGGAGCGTATTTTGCAAATCCTTGTTATACGCAAATTCACCCAACATGTATTCCACGTTCAGGAGATTATCAATCTAAATTAACGTTGATGTCAGAATCTCTTAGAAATGATGGACGAATTTGGGTTCCTAAAAATTTAGAAGATGTAAAAGCGATTAGAGAAGGACGTAAAAAACCGACTGATTTATCGCCAGATGAAAGAGATTATTATTTAGAAAGACGTTATCCTGCGTTTGGTAATTTAGTACCTCGTGATGTGGCTTCTAGAGCAGCGAAAGAACGTTGTGATGCTGGTTACGGTGTAAATGCAACTGGTGAAGCAGTGTATTTAGATTTTGCTTCGGCAATTGAACGTTACGGAAAAGAGCAGGCGAAGATTCAGAATATTTCTAATGCTTCTGCAGATAAAATATACGAATTAGGTCAAGCAATTGTTGAGGCTAAATATGGAAACTTATTCCAGATGTATCACAAGATTGTAGATCAAGACCCATACAAAACTCCAATGATGATTTATCCAGCGGTTCACTACACAATGGGTGGTGTTTGGGTTGATTATAATTTGATGACTACCGTTGATGGATTATACTGTTTAGGAGAAGCAAATTTCTCTGATCACGGAGCAAACAGATTAGGAGCATCAGCTTTAATGCAAGGTTTGTCTGACGGATATTTTGTGTTACCTTATACAATCGGAGATTATTTATCTGATGATATTAGAACAGGAAAAATTCCAACGGATACTAAAGAGTTTGAAGATGCTGAAAATGATGTTAAAGAACGTTTAGATTTCTTCATCAACAATAAAGGAGAACATTCTGTAGATTATTACCACAAAAAATTAGGAAAAATTATGTGGGAAAAATGTGGAATGTCTCGTAACGAAAAAGGTTTAAAAGAAGCGATGTCTGAAATTAAAGCTTTACGTGAAGATTTCTGGAAAAACGTAACAGTACCTGGAAGTCAGTCAGAAATGAATCCTGAGTTGGAAAAAGCAGGTAGAGTAGCAGATTTCTTAGAATTAGGTGAACTTTTTGCTAAAGATGCGTTGGATAGAAACGAATCTTGTGGAGGTCATTTTAGAGAAGAATCTGTAGAATTAGACGGTGAACAAGAAGGAGAAGCAAAGCGTAATGATAAAGACTATGCGTATGTTTCTGCTTGGGAATACAAAGGAGAACCTGCTGATGCAGTTTTACATAAAGAAGAATTAGAATTTAACGATATTGAACTTAAGCAGAGATCTTATAAGTAA
- a CDS encoding four helix bundle protein, producing the protein MGSISTYKDLLIWQKGIQIVKEVYLICKEIPKDELYGLQSQIKRSSVSIPSNIAEGWGRNYTKSYIKFLKYSRGSLLELETQIIIAKELEFISIESFNKIQNLITEESKMLNAFIKSVDK; encoded by the coding sequence ATGGGCAGTATTTCTACATATAAAGATTTATTAATTTGGCAAAAAGGAATTCAAATTGTTAAAGAAGTATATCTAATTTGTAAAGAAATTCCGAAAGATGAGTTGTATGGTTTACAAAGTCAAATTAAACGATCATCAGTTTCAATACCTTCTAATATAGCAGAAGGTTGGGGTAGAAATTACACCAAAAGTTATATTAAGTTTTTAAAGTATTCGAGAGGATCTTTATTAGAGTTAGAAACTCAAATTATTATTGCAAAAGAACTAGAATTTATTTCAATCGAAAGTTTTAATAAAATTCAAAATTTAATCACAGAAGAAAGTAAAATGTTAAATGCCTTTATAAAATCAGTAGACAAATAA
- a CDS encoding succinate dehydrogenase/fumarate reductase iron-sulfur subunit, whose protein sequence is MNLTLKIWRQKNASDKGKMVDYKVTDISEHMSFLEMMDVLNEQLINAGDEPVAFDHDCREGICGMCSMYINGEAHGPDRGVTTCQLHMRMFKDGDTITIEPFRAAAFPVIKDLVVDRSSFERIQQAGGYISVNTSGNTQDANAIPIPKEDADKAMDAATCIGCGACVATCKNSSAMLFVGAKVSQYALLPQGQVEATDRVLNMVAQMDAEGFGNCTNTGACEVECPKGISLENIARMNTEFLKASLKG, encoded by the coding sequence ATGAATTTAACCTTAAAGATTTGGCGTCAAAAAAACGCAAGTGATAAAGGAAAAATGGTTGACTATAAGGTAACCGATATTTCTGAACATATGTCTTTCTTAGAGATGATGGATGTATTGAACGAGCAATTAATTAATGCAGGTGATGAACCTGTTGCTTTCGATCATGATTGTAGAGAAGGTATTTGCGGAATGTGTTCGATGTACATTAACGGGGAAGCTCACGGTCCAGATAGAGGTGTAACAACCTGTCAATTACATATGCGTATGTTTAAAGATGGTGATACAATTACCATTGAGCCATTTAGAGCAGCAGCATTTCCAGTAATAAAAGATTTAGTGGTTGATAGAAGTTCTTTTGAAAGAATTCAGCAAGCTGGTGGATATATTTCTGTAAATACTTCAGGAAATACACAAGATGCGAATGCAATTCCGATTCCGAAAGAAGATGCAGATAAAGCTATGGATGCTGCAACCTGTATTGGATGTGGAGCTTGTGTTGCTACTTGTAAAAACTCTTCTGCAATGTTATTTGTAGGTGCAAAAGTATCTCAATATGCTTTATTGCCACAAGGACAAGTAGAAGCTACAGATAGAGTTTTAAACATGGTTGCACAGATGGATGCAGAAGGTTTTGGAAACTGTACAAATACAGGTGCTTGTGAAGTGGAATGCCCGAAAGGAATTTCTTTAGAAAACATAGCGCGTATGAATACTGAGTTCTTAAAAGCGAGTTTAAAAGGATAA